A region of Balaenoptera acutorostrata unplaced genomic scaffold, mBalAcu1.1 scaffold_774, whole genome shotgun sequence DNA encodes the following proteins:
- the LOC130706828 gene encoding uncharacterized protein SPEM3-like isoform X3, producing the protein MGERSHYRAQPCSGTNPRKCQDLGDSILLILGSFILLNVGINVVTLLRRHLKSSLRTLFRHVFPKDKQASCVGSHRMCMRCSVDPKKLRSRVSSRFRHRPSFLLGHPNHLDSWIPDSKDEKASGCCWMPPQCGRAGAPTEAPRGLWKEGVVGAGEAPPVTALKSRATFYSRQETSSKLRRMSKVDVLPGRLPQESKTKTPDYDPAQAPARAQTRPPVQPPAHAPANAQTFASAHPPEHTPPPPQAETCSRGHAHEHTSAQAQAFSPVDPTGHTPAKAQNFSSTHPSEHAPPQAQTCSTFHPPEHTTPQAQTPSPALTPEHSPAQVHGPEHTSAHTPAQAQAQAPSNASAQSLGHTSLCTLTHAHLTYTHANTLVPPPPSAPVPPPTSAPATTPALAPTPAPVPISATTSVPVQVMALTTTPFPSTTPTPILASIPSTLSAFSQGLSSGQVVYDARRVKQNVVHVCPPQNSGYSRKDLGTVCRPQEGHGLVSSGTAEQTLKQCSGDSAKPSTGSILGYLELGNMEWKISNDAKDKFVQSKTFPYCSFHPCSSEKRNTDPQAPVYPKFLVYSKDAAPSQPCFHSPTSAQSSPCAMPPPCTLSLPLVSPRSFVLHQHSNHHKPSALIQPPTFPPTSKSPPSVLSSQGPIPPQLATTSQTPNQPQPPELRESLGLNQGSVLQRTPGPARECRVSRNPGLTPNPGLHKNPLGTDSVQALGPHQTRKLFRSEAVPRKEDAGQHIPWTSVPPSQNSCSPKAQVTYNDLQTFSEVPVLIELQSSSRRAGSQDWVYHAMDTVPPACQNYRQMSTPPKTSWKPYCPGSGTRLGHVVFDARQRQFRAGRDKCEALSPRRLHRETSNNSPETIKVWGYQGTDMHEE; encoded by the exons ATGGGTGAGCGAAGCCACTACCGAGCCCAGCCGTGCTCTGGCACCAACCCCAGGAAATGCCAGGACCTAGGAGACTCAATTCTTCTGATCCTGGGCAGCTTCATCTTGCTCAACGTGGGGATCAACGTGGTGACTCTG CTCCGGAGGCATCTGAAGAGCTCCTTGCGGACACTTTTCCGTCATGTTTTCCCCAAAG ACAAGCAAGCCAGCTGTGTAGGCAGCCATCGCATGTGCATGCGCTGCTCCGTGGATCCCAAGAAGCTGCGCTCAAGAGTTTCTTCCCGCTTCCGCCATCGCCCAAGCTTCCTGCTCGGGCACCCAAACCACCTTGACTCGTGGATACCAGACTCAAAAGATGAGAAGGCTTCTGGGTGCTGCTGGATGCCGCCTCAGTGTGGACGGGCTGGGGCTCCCACGGAGGCTCCACGGGGACTGTGGAAGGAGGGGGTAGTGGGAGCTGGCGAGGCCCCTCCGGTCACAGCCTTAAAGTCCCGAGCCACCTTTTACTCCAGGCAAGAGACATCTTCCAAGCTCCGCAGGATGAGCAAGGTGGACGTGCTTCCAGGCCGCCTGCCCCAAGAGAGCAAGACGAAGACCCCAGACTATGACCCAGCCCAGGCTCCAGCCCGGGCCCAGACCCGCCCCCCAGTTCAGCCCCCTGCGCATGCTCCTGCCAACGCCCAGACCTTCGCCTCAGCCCACCCCCCTgagcacaccccccccccaccccaggccgaGACCTGCTCCCGAGGCCACGCCCATGAGCACACTTccgcccaggcccaggccttcTCCCCAGTGGACCCCACTGGGCACACTCCTGCCAAGGCCCAGAACTTTTCCTCAACCCACCCCTCTGAGCACGCCCCACCTCAGGCCCAGACTTGCTCCACGTTCCACCCCCCTGAGCACACCACCCCCCAggcccagaccccctccccagccctcacccctgagcacagccctgcccaggtCCATGGCCCTGAGCATACCTCAGCCCATACCCCAGCCCAGGCCCAAGCCCAGGCCCCCTCAAATGCCTCAGCCCAGTCCCTGGGCCACACTTCTCTCTGCACCCTGACCCATGCTCATCTGACCTATACCCATGCCAACACTCtggtccctcccccaccttcgGCCCCAGTCCCTCCCCCAACTTCTGCCCCTGCTACTACTCCTGCCCTAGCCCCTACACCAGCCCCTGTCCCGATCTCTGCCACAACCTCTGTCCCAGTGCAGGTCATGGCCCTGACGACCACTCCATTCCCTTCCACCACCCCGACCCCCATCCTAGCTTCTATTCCCTCTACCTTGTCTGCCTTCAGCCAAGGCCTCTCCTCCGGCCAGGTGGTCTACGATGCCCGCAGGGTAAAGCAGAACGTGGTCCATGTGTGTCCCCCTCAGAACTCTGGGTACTCCAGAAAGGACTTGGGTACCGTCTGCAGGCCCCAAGAGGGGCATGGTCTGGTGAGCTCTGGTACAGCTGAGCAAACACTGAAGCAATGTAGTGGGGACAGTGCCAAGCCCTCCACAGGATCCATACTGGGTTACCTGGAGTTGGGGAATATGGAATGGAAGATCTCAAATGATGCCAAAGACAAATTTGTGCAGTCCAAGACCTTCCCTTACTGCAGCTTCCATCCTTGCAGTTCTGAGAAGAGAAACACGGACCCCCAGGCTCCAGTCTACCCCAAATTCCTGGTGTACTCCAAGGATGCTGCACCTTCTCAACCTTGCTTCCATTCTCCAACCAGTGCCCAGAGCTCACCATGCGCCATGCCTCCACCATgcactctttctctgcctcttgtttCTCCCAGATCCTTTGTCCTTCATCAACACAGCAACCACCACAAGCCCTCCGCCTTAATAcaaccccccacctttcccccaaccTCCAAGTCTCCTCCGTCTGTCCTCTCTTCCCagggccccatccctccccagttaGCCACTACGTCCCAAACCCCAAACCAGCCCCAACCCCCTGAACTTCGTGAGAGTCTAGGCCTCAACCAAGGCTCTGTCCTCCAAAGGACCCCAGGCCCTGCAAGAGAGTGTAGGGTTTCCAGAAACCCAGGCCTTACCCCAAATCCAGGCCTCCACAAGAACCCTCTAGGAACTGACTCTGTCCAAGCTTTGGGCCCACATCAGACCCGAAAGTTATTTAGATCTGAGGCAGTTCCTCGAAAGGAGGATGCAGGGCAGCACATACCATGGACTTCTGTCCCACCCAGTCAGAACTCCTGCTCTCCCAAGGCTCAGGTGACCTACAATGACCTGCAAACCTTCTCAGAGGTACCTGTGCTGATTGAGCTGCAATCATCCTCCCGGCGAGCAGGCAGCCAAGACTGGGTGTACCACGCCATGGATACAGTTCCTCCAGCCTGCCAGAACTATCGCCAGATGTCTACGCCTCCCAAGACCAGCTGGAAGCCCTACTGTCCTGGGTCAGGCACCCGGCTAGGGCATGTGGTCTTTGACGCCCGCCAGAGACAGTTCAGAGCGGGCAGGGACAAATGCGAAGCTCTGTCTCCCAGGCGCCTTCACCGAGAGACATCCAACAACTCACCGGAGACCATCAAGGTGTGGGGATATCAGGGGACAGATATGCATGAGGAATAA
- the LOC103009933 gene encoding fibroblast growth factor 11-like isoform X6, whose translation MAAPASSLIRQKREVREPGGSRPVSAQRRVCPRGTKSLCQKQLLILLSKSLSSKASSPNCSAARVSTSRRIPTGVSRAPQRTPALSPHFTAECRFKECVSENYYVLYASALYRQRRSGRSWYLGLDKEGRVMKGNRVKKTKAAAHFVPKLLEVAVYREPSLHSVPETSPSRPPAPCHAVPGLEAPCPRHHHGLSPSPASGPALTPAATLMP comes from the exons ATGGCGGCACCGGCCAGCAGCCTGATCCGGCAGAAGCGGGAGGTCCGCGAGCCCGGGGGCAGCCGGCCCGTGTCAGCGCAGCGGCGCGTGTGTCCCCGCGGCACCAAGTCCCTTTGCCAGAAGCAGCTCCTCATCCTGCTGTCCAAG AGCCTCAGCTCAAAGGCATCGTCACCAAACTGTTCTGCTGCCAGGGTTTCTACCTCCAGGCGAATCCCGACGGGAGTATCCAGGGCACCCCAGAGGACACCAGCTCTTTCA CCACATTTCACAGCTGAGTGTCGCTTTAAGGAGTGCGTCTCTGAGAATTACTATGTCCTGTACGCCTCTGCTCTCTATCGCCAGCGTCGTTCTGGCCGGTCCTGGTACCTGGGCCTGGACAAGGAGGGCCGAGTCATGAAGGGAAATCGAGTCAAGAAGACCAAGGCAGCCGCCCACTTTGTGCCCAAGCTCCTGGAGG tgGCTGTGTACCGGGAGCCTTCTCTCCACAGTGTCCCTGAGACCTCCCCTTccaggccccctgccccctgccatgCAGTCCCCGGACTGGAGGCTCCCTGCCCTCGCCACCACCACGGCCTGTCTCCCAGccctgcttctggccctgctctcacCCCTGCTGCCACGCTCATGCCCTGA
- the LOC103009933 gene encoding serine/arginine repetitive matrix protein 1-like isoform X3, whose product MPSGGAWGFRTPGSPRGFLRLRQPRPRPASPAPPSLGSVPPRRACLARYQSPQLSPGCPCSYLASPPLRAPSSRDLHFKKGAGHSPMTAYATPKPGPTGSGDPLPRATQTTLHGWIPARRLGVVPSTRGYRELGRKRRGRRVVRSLSSKASSPNCSAARVSTSRRIPTGVSRAPQRTPALSPHFTAECRFKECVSENYYVLYASALYRQRRSGRSWYLGLDKEGRVMKGNRVKKTKAAAHFVPKLLEVAVYREPSLHSVPETSPSRPPAPCHAVPGLEAPCPRHHHGLSPSPASGPALTPAATLMP is encoded by the exons ATGCCGAGCGGAGGGGCCTGGGGGTTCCGGACGCCTGGGTCACCCCGAGGGTTTCTGCGGCTCcggcagccccgcccccgccccgcttcTCCCGCTCCTCCGAGCCTTGGCTCCGTTCCTCCTCGCCGAGCTTGCCTGGCTCGGTACCAATCTCCCCAGCTCTCCCCGGGGTGTCCTTGCAGCTACCTCGCCAGTCCGCCCCTCCGTGCGCCCTCCTCCCGTGACCTGCACTTCAAGAAGGGAGCTGGGCACTCCCCCATGACCGCCTACGCGACTCCGAAACCGGGTCCCACGGGCTCAGGGGACCCTCTGCCGCGAGCAACTCAGACAACACTACACGGCTGGATACCCGCACGGAGACTGGGGGTCGTACCATCTACGAGGGGGTACCGGGAACTCGGCCGCAAGCGCCGGGGGAGGAGAGTTGTGAGG AGCCTCAGCTCAAAGGCATCGTCACCAAACTGTTCTGCTGCCAGGGTTTCTACCTCCAGGCGAATCCCGACGGGAGTATCCAGGGCACCCCAGAGGACACCAGCTCTTTCA CCACATTTCACAGCTGAGTGTCGCTTTAAGGAGTGCGTCTCTGAGAATTACTATGTCCTGTACGCCTCTGCTCTCTATCGCCAGCGTCGTTCTGGCCGGTCCTGGTACCTGGGCCTGGACAAGGAGGGCCGAGTCATGAAGGGAAATCGAGTCAAGAAGACCAAGGCAGCCGCCCACTTTGTGCCCAAGCTCCTGGAGG tgGCTGTGTACCGGGAGCCTTCTCTCCACAGTGTCCCTGAGACCTCCCCTTccaggccccctgccccctgccatgCAGTCCCCGGACTGGAGGCTCCCTGCCCTCGCCACCACCACGGCCTGTCTCCCAGccctgcttctggccctgctctcacCCCTGCTGCCACGCTCATGCCCTGA
- the LOC103009933 gene encoding coiled-coil domain-containing protein 86-like isoform X4 — MPSGGAWGFRTPGSPRGFLRLRQPRPRPASPAPPSLGSVPPRRACLARYQSPQLSPGCPCSYLASPPLRAPSSRDLHFKKGAGHSPMTAYATPKPGPTGSGDPLPRATQTTLHGWIPARRLGVVPSTRGYRELGRKRRGRRVVRVSVWSPSRCDRREVPLASLPPAPSSPRGRRPRPPLASSSPRRRPSAVVRSAAHPLSGTQPPQPQLKGIVTKLFCCQGFYLQANPDGSIQGTPEDTSSFTHFNLIPVGLRVVTIQSAKLGHYMAMKAEGLLYS; from the exons ATGCCGAGCGGAGGGGCCTGGGGGTTCCGGACGCCTGGGTCACCCCGAGGGTTTCTGCGGCTCcggcagccccgcccccgccccgcttcTCCCGCTCCTCCGAGCCTTGGCTCCGTTCCTCCTCGCCGAGCTTGCCTGGCTCGGTACCAATCTCCCCAGCTCTCCCCGGGGTGTCCTTGCAGCTACCTCGCCAGTCCGCCCCTCCGTGCGCCCTCCTCCCGTGACCTGCACTTCAAGAAGGGAGCTGGGCACTCCCCCATGACCGCCTACGCGACTCCGAAACCGGGTCCCACGGGCTCAGGGGACCCTCTGCCGCGAGCAACTCAGACAACACTACACGGCTGGATACCCGCACGGAGACTGGGGGTCGTACCATCTACGAGGGGGTACCGGGAACTCGGCCGCAAGCGCCGGGGGAGGAGAGTTGTGAGGGTTAGCGTGTGGTCCCCGTCCAGGTGCGACAGGCGGGAAGTCCCTCTGGCCTCGCTCCCGCCCGCTCCCAGCTCCCCTAGGGGGagacgcccccgccccccgctggcGTCCTCCTCCCCCCGCCGCCGGCCCTCCGCAGTGGTACGGTCCGCAGCCCACCCTTTGAGTGGGACCCAGCCCCCAC AGCCTCAGCTCAAAGGCATCGTCACCAAACTGTTCTGCTGCCAGGGTTTCTACCTCCAGGCGAATCCCGACGGGAGTATCCAGGGCACCCCAGAGGACACCAGCTCTTTCA cccacttCAACCTGATCCCTGTGGGGCTCCGTGTAGTCACCATCCAGAGTGCCAAGCTGGGTCACTACATGGCCATGAAAGCTGAGGGGCTGCTCTACAGCTAG
- the LOC103009933 gene encoding protein let-756-like isoform X1: MPSGGAWGFRTPGSPRGFLRLRQPRPRPASPAPPSLGSVPPRRACLARYQSPQLSPGCPCSYLASPPLRAPSSRDLHFKKGAGHSPMTAYATPKPGPTGSGDPLPRATQTTLHGWIPARRLGVVPSTRGYRELGRKRRGRRVVRVSVWSPSSNVSGNRDVMFQDECLLLQSLSSKASSPNCSAARVSTSRRIPTGVSRAPQRTPALSPHFTAECRFKECVSENYYVLYASALYRQRRSGRSWYLGLDKEGRVMKGNRVKKTKAAAHFVPKLLEVAVYREPSLHSVPETSPSRPPAPCHAVPGLEAPCPRHHHGLSPSPASGPALTPAATLMP; the protein is encoded by the exons ATGCCGAGCGGAGGGGCCTGGGGGTTCCGGACGCCTGGGTCACCCCGAGGGTTTCTGCGGCTCcggcagccccgcccccgccccgcttcTCCCGCTCCTCCGAGCCTTGGCTCCGTTCCTCCTCGCCGAGCTTGCCTGGCTCGGTACCAATCTCCCCAGCTCTCCCCGGGGTGTCCTTGCAGCTACCTCGCCAGTCCGCCCCTCCGTGCGCCCTCCTCCCGTGACCTGCACTTCAAGAAGGGAGCTGGGCACTCCCCCATGACCGCCTACGCGACTCCGAAACCGGGTCCCACGGGCTCAGGGGACCCTCTGCCGCGAGCAACTCAGACAACACTACACGGCTGGATACCCGCACGGAGACTGGGGGTCGTACCATCTACGAGGGGGTACCGGGAACTCGGCCGCAAGCGCCGGGGGAGGAGAGTTGTGAGGGTTAGCGTGTGGTCCCCGTCCAG CAATGTTTCTGGGAACAGAGATGTCATGTTCCAAGATGAATGTCTCCTTCTCCAGAGCCTCAGCTCAAAGGCATCGTCACCAAACTGTTCTGCTGCCAGGGTTTCTACCTCCAGGCGAATCCCGACGGGAGTATCCAGGGCACCCCAGAGGACACCAGCTCTTTCA CCACATTTCACAGCTGAGTGTCGCTTTAAGGAGTGCGTCTCTGAGAATTACTATGTCCTGTACGCCTCTGCTCTCTATCGCCAGCGTCGTTCTGGCCGGTCCTGGTACCTGGGCCTGGACAAGGAGGGCCGAGTCATGAAGGGAAATCGAGTCAAGAAGACCAAGGCAGCCGCCCACTTTGTGCCCAAGCTCCTGGAGG tgGCTGTGTACCGGGAGCCTTCTCTCCACAGTGTCCCTGAGACCTCCCCTTccaggccccctgccccctgccatgCAGTCCCCGGACTGGAGGCTCCCTGCCCTCGCCACCACCACGGCCTGTCTCCCAGccctgcttctggccctgctctcacCCCTGCTGCCACGCTCATGCCCTGA
- the LOC103009933 gene encoding fibroblast growth factor 11-like isoform X5: MPSGGAWGFRTPGSPRGFLRLRQPRPRPASPAPPSLGSVPPRRACLARYQSPQLSPGCPCSYLASPPLRAPSSRDLHFKKGAGHSPMTAYATPKPGPTGSGDPLPRATQTTLHGWIPARRLGVVPSTRGYRELGRKRRGRRVVRPHFTAECRFKECVSENYYVLYASALYRQRRSGRSWYLGLDKEGRVMKGNRVKKTKAAAHFVPKLLEVAVYREPSLHSVPETSPSRPPAPCHAVPGLEAPCPRHHHGLSPSPASGPALTPAATLMP, translated from the exons ATGCCGAGCGGAGGGGCCTGGGGGTTCCGGACGCCTGGGTCACCCCGAGGGTTTCTGCGGCTCcggcagccccgcccccgccccgcttcTCCCGCTCCTCCGAGCCTTGGCTCCGTTCCTCCTCGCCGAGCTTGCCTGGCTCGGTACCAATCTCCCCAGCTCTCCCCGGGGTGTCCTTGCAGCTACCTCGCCAGTCCGCCCCTCCGTGCGCCCTCCTCCCGTGACCTGCACTTCAAGAAGGGAGCTGGGCACTCCCCCATGACCGCCTACGCGACTCCGAAACCGGGTCCCACGGGCTCAGGGGACCCTCTGCCGCGAGCAACTCAGACAACACTACACGGCTGGATACCCGCACGGAGACTGGGGGTCGTACCATCTACGAGGGGGTACCGGGAACTCGGCCGCAAGCGCCGGGGGAGGAGAGTTGTGAGG CCACATTTCACAGCTGAGTGTCGCTTTAAGGAGTGCGTCTCTGAGAATTACTATGTCCTGTACGCCTCTGCTCTCTATCGCCAGCGTCGTTCTGGCCGGTCCTGGTACCTGGGCCTGGACAAGGAGGGCCGAGTCATGAAGGGAAATCGAGTCAAGAAGACCAAGGCAGCCGCCCACTTTGTGCCCAAGCTCCTGGAGG tgGCTGTGTACCGGGAGCCTTCTCTCCACAGTGTCCCTGAGACCTCCCCTTccaggccccctgccccctgccatgCAGTCCCCGGACTGGAGGCTCCCTGCCCTCGCCACCACCACGGCCTGTCTCCCAGccctgcttctggccctgctctcacCCCTGCTGCCACGCTCATGCCCTGA
- the LOC103009933 gene encoding serine/arginine repetitive matrix protein 1-like isoform X2 → MPSGGAWGFRTPGSPRGFLRLRQPRPRPASPAPPSLGSVPPRRACLARYQSPQLSPGCPCSYLASPPLRAPSSRDLHFKKGAGHSPMTAYATPKPGPTGSGDPLPRATQTTLHGWIPARRLGVVPSTRGNVSGNRDVMFQDECLLLQSLSSKASSPNCSAARVSTSRRIPTGVSRAPQRTPALSPHFTAECRFKECVSENYYVLYASALYRQRRSGRSWYLGLDKEGRVMKGNRVKKTKAAAHFVPKLLEVAVYREPSLHSVPETSPSRPPAPCHAVPGLEAPCPRHHHGLSPSPASGPALTPAATLMP, encoded by the exons ATGCCGAGCGGAGGGGCCTGGGGGTTCCGGACGCCTGGGTCACCCCGAGGGTTTCTGCGGCTCcggcagccccgcccccgccccgcttcTCCCGCTCCTCCGAGCCTTGGCTCCGTTCCTCCTCGCCGAGCTTGCCTGGCTCGGTACCAATCTCCCCAGCTCTCCCCGGGGTGTCCTTGCAGCTACCTCGCCAGTCCGCCCCTCCGTGCGCCCTCCTCCCGTGACCTGCACTTCAAGAAGGGAGCTGGGCACTCCCCCATGACCGCCTACGCGACTCCGAAACCGGGTCCCACGGGCTCAGGGGACCCTCTGCCGCGAGCAACTCAGACAACACTACACGGCTGGATACCCGCACGGAGACTGGGGGTCGTACCATCTACGAGGGG CAATGTTTCTGGGAACAGAGATGTCATGTTCCAAGATGAATGTCTCCTTCTCCAGAGCCTCAGCTCAAAGGCATCGTCACCAAACTGTTCTGCTGCCAGGGTTTCTACCTCCAGGCGAATCCCGACGGGAGTATCCAGGGCACCCCAGAGGACACCAGCTCTTTCA CCACATTTCACAGCTGAGTGTCGCTTTAAGGAGTGCGTCTCTGAGAATTACTATGTCCTGTACGCCTCTGCTCTCTATCGCCAGCGTCGTTCTGGCCGGTCCTGGTACCTGGGCCTGGACAAGGAGGGCCGAGTCATGAAGGGAAATCGAGTCAAGAAGACCAAGGCAGCCGCCCACTTTGTGCCCAAGCTCCTGGAGG tgGCTGTGTACCGGGAGCCTTCTCTCCACAGTGTCCCTGAGACCTCCCCTTccaggccccctgccccctgccatgCAGTCCCCGGACTGGAGGCTCCCTGCCCTCGCCACCACCACGGCCTGTCTCCCAGccctgcttctggccctgctctcacCCCTGCTGCCACGCTCATGCCCTGA
- the LOC103009933 gene encoding fibroblast growth factor 11-like isoform X7, with translation MFQDECLLLQSLSSKASSPNCSAARVSTSRRIPTGVSRAPQRTPALSPHFTAECRFKECVSENYYVLYASALYRQRRSGRSWYLGLDKEGRVMKGNRVKKTKAAAHFVPKLLEVAVYREPSLHSVPETSPSRPPAPCHAVPGLEAPCPRHHHGLSPSPASGPALTPAATLMP, from the exons ATGTTCCAAGATGAATGTCTCCTTCTCCAGAGCCTCAGCTCAAAGGCATCGTCACCAAACTGTTCTGCTGCCAGGGTTTCTACCTCCAGGCGAATCCCGACGGGAGTATCCAGGGCACCCCAGAGGACACCAGCTCTTTCA CCACATTTCACAGCTGAGTGTCGCTTTAAGGAGTGCGTCTCTGAGAATTACTATGTCCTGTACGCCTCTGCTCTCTATCGCCAGCGTCGTTCTGGCCGGTCCTGGTACCTGGGCCTGGACAAGGAGGGCCGAGTCATGAAGGGAAATCGAGTCAAGAAGACCAAGGCAGCCGCCCACTTTGTGCCCAAGCTCCTGGAGG tgGCTGTGTACCGGGAGCCTTCTCTCCACAGTGTCCCTGAGACCTCCCCTTccaggccccctgccccctgccatgCAGTCCCCGGACTGGAGGCTCCCTGCCCTCGCCACCACCACGGCCTGTCTCCCAGccctgcttctggccctgctctcacCCCTGCTGCCACGCTCATGCCCTGA
- the LOC130706824 gene encoding thialysine N-epsilon-acetyltransferase-like isoform X2, translated as MTPGALLLLLLLLLGALGAPFAPERKWGSWTSVPDGGDRDGFRADPRSQGGRLWKYPEADSAEGCRPETGVPEGELAEYEKLSDQVKISEEALRADGFGENPFYHCLVAEILPVPGEPQGQGIGSKIIKKVAEVALDKGRSQFRLAVLDWNKGAMDLYKALGAQDLTEAEASSSPPAQAVLRDCLH; from the exons ATGACACCAGgggcgctgctgctgctgctgctgctgctgctgggggcgTTGGGGGCGCCGTTCGCCCCGG AACGGAAGTGGGGATCCTGGACTTCGGTCCCAGACGGTGGAGATCGGGATGGCTTCCGTGCTGATCCGAGAAGCCAAGGAGGGAGACTGTGGAAATATCCTGAGGCTGATTCGGCTGAGGGCTGCAGGCCGGAAACCGGGGTCCCAGAGGGG GAACTCGCTGAGTACGAGAAACTCTCAGACCAGGTGAAGATCAGTGAAGAAG CCCTGAGAGCAGATGGCTTTGGAGAGAATCCTTTCTATCACTGTTTGGTAGCAGAGATTCTTCCTGTCCCCGGGGAGCCACAGG GTCAGGGGATTGGCtccaaaataatcaaaaaagtGGCTGAG GTGGCCCTGGATAAGGGCCGCTCCCAGTTCCGCCTGGCAGTCCTAGACTGGAACAAGGGGGCTATGGACTTGTATAAGGCCCTAGGAGCCCAAGATCTGACGGAAGCTGAAG CTTCTTCATCCCCACCAGCTCAAGCAGTCCTCAGAGACTGTCTCCACTGA
- the LOC130706824 gene encoding thialysine N-epsilon-acetyltransferase-like isoform X1, with amino-acid sequence MTPGALLLLLLLLLGALGAPFAPERKWGSWTSVPDGGDRDGFRADPRSQGGRLWKYPEADSAEGCRPETGVPEGELAEYEKLSDQVKISEEALRADGFGENPFYHCLVAEILPVPGEPQGQGIGSKIIKKVAEVALDKGRSQFRLAVLDWNKGAMDLYKALGAQDLTEAEGWHCFRFEGEAMRELAGK; translated from the exons ATGACACCAGgggcgctgctgctgctgctgctgctgctgctgggggcgTTGGGGGCGCCGTTCGCCCCGG AACGGAAGTGGGGATCCTGGACTTCGGTCCCAGACGGTGGAGATCGGGATGGCTTCCGTGCTGATCCGAGAAGCCAAGGAGGGAGACTGTGGAAATATCCTGAGGCTGATTCGGCTGAGGGCTGCAGGCCGGAAACCGGGGTCCCAGAGGGG GAACTCGCTGAGTACGAGAAACTCTCAGACCAGGTGAAGATCAGTGAAGAAG CCCTGAGAGCAGATGGCTTTGGAGAGAATCCTTTCTATCACTGTTTGGTAGCAGAGATTCTTCCTGTCCCCGGGGAGCCACAGG GTCAGGGGATTGGCtccaaaataatcaaaaaagtGGCTGAG GTGGCCCTGGATAAGGGCCGCTCCCAGTTCCGCCTGGCAGTCCTAGACTGGAACAAGGGGGCTATGGACTTGTATAAGGCCCTAGGAGCCCAAGATCTGACGGAAGCTGAAGGTTGGCACTGCTTTCGCTTTGAAGGAGAGGCGATGAGGGAGTTGGCAGGAAAGTGA
- the LOC130706824 gene encoding uncharacterized protein LOC130706824 isoform X3, producing MTPGALLLLLLLLLGALGAPFAPERKWGSWTSVPDGGDRDGFRADPRSQGGRLWKYPEADSAEGCRPETGVPEGELAEYEKLSDQVKISEEGQGIGSKIIKKVAEVALDKGRSQFRLAVLDWNKGAMDLYKALGAQDLTEAEGWHCFRFEGEAMRELAGK from the exons ATGACACCAGgggcgctgctgctgctgctgctgctgctgctgggggcgTTGGGGGCGCCGTTCGCCCCGG AACGGAAGTGGGGATCCTGGACTTCGGTCCCAGACGGTGGAGATCGGGATGGCTTCCGTGCTGATCCGAGAAGCCAAGGAGGGAGACTGTGGAAATATCCTGAGGCTGATTCGGCTGAGGGCTGCAGGCCGGAAACCGGGGTCCCAGAGGGG GAACTCGCTGAGTACGAGAAACTCTCAGACCAGGTGAAGATCAGTGAAGAAG GTCAGGGGATTGGCtccaaaataatcaaaaaagtGGCTGAG GTGGCCCTGGATAAGGGCCGCTCCCAGTTCCGCCTGGCAGTCCTAGACTGGAACAAGGGGGCTATGGACTTGTATAAGGCCCTAGGAGCCCAAGATCTGACGGAAGCTGAAGGTTGGCACTGCTTTCGCTTTGAAGGAGAGGCGATGAGGGAGTTGGCAGGAAAGTGA
- the LOC130706824 gene encoding thialysine N-epsilon-acetyltransferase-like isoform X4, with the protein MASVLIREAKEGDCGNILRLIRLRELAEYEKLSDQVKISEEALRADGFGENPFYHCLVAEILPVPGEPQGQGIGSKIIKKVAEVALDKGRSQFRLAVLDWNKGAMDLYKALGAQDLTEAEGWHCFRFEGEAMRELAGK; encoded by the exons ATGGCTTCCGTGCTGATCCGAGAAGCCAAGGAGGGAGACTGTGGAAATATCCTGAGGCTGATTCGGCTGAGG GAACTCGCTGAGTACGAGAAACTCTCAGACCAGGTGAAGATCAGTGAAGAAG CCCTGAGAGCAGATGGCTTTGGAGAGAATCCTTTCTATCACTGTTTGGTAGCAGAGATTCTTCCTGTCCCCGGGGAGCCACAGG GTCAGGGGATTGGCtccaaaataatcaaaaaagtGGCTGAG GTGGCCCTGGATAAGGGCCGCTCCCAGTTCCGCCTGGCAGTCCTAGACTGGAACAAGGGGGCTATGGACTTGTATAAGGCCCTAGGAGCCCAAGATCTGACGGAAGCTGAAGGTTGGCACTGCTTTCGCTTTGAAGGAGAGGCGATGAGGGAGTTGGCAGGAAAGTGA